DNA from Geobacillus vulcani PSS1:
CCGTCCGGAAACGATGCTCGGCGATACGGCTGTTGCGGTTCATCCAGATGATGAGCGATATAAGCACTTGATCGGCAAAATGGTGAAATTGCCGATCGTCGGCCGCGAAATTCCGATCATTGCCGATGAATATGTCGATATGGAATTCGGCTCCGGGGCGGTGAAAATTACGCCGGCGCACGACCCGAACGATTTTGAAATCGGCAACCGCCACAACTTGCCGCGCATTCTCGTCATGAATGAAGACGGCACGATGAATGAAAACGCCATGCAATACCAAGGGCTTGACCGGTTTGAATGCCGGAAGCAAATCGTCCACGATTTGCAGGAGCAAGGCGTCCTGTTTAAAATCGAGGAGCACGTGCACTCGGTCGGCCATAGCGAGCGGAGCGGCGCGGTCGTTGAGCCGTATTTGTCGACGCAATGGTTCGTGAAAATGAAGCCGCTCGCTGAAGCCGCCATCAAGCTCCAGCAAACGGACGGAAAAGTGCAGTTCGTGCCGGAGCGGTTTGAAAAAACGTACTTGCACTGGCTGGAAAACATCCGCGACTGGTGCATTTCGCGCCAGCTTTGGTGGGGGCACCGGATTCCGGCGTGGTATCATAAAGAAACGGGGGAAATTTACGTCGACCATGAGCCGCCGAAAGACATTGAAAACTGGGAGCAAGACCCCGACGTGCTTGATACGTGGTTCAGCTCGGCACTTTGGCCGTTCTCGACAATGGGGTGGCCGGATACCGACTCGCCGGACTACAAGCGCTATTACCCGACCGATGTGCTTGTCACCGGCTATGACATCATTTTCTTCTGGGTATCGCGCATGATTTTCCAAGGGCTTGAATTCACCGGGAAGCGGCCGTTCAAGGACGTTCTCATCCACGGTCTCGTCCGCGACGCCCAAGGACGGAAAATGAGCAAGTCGCTCGGCAATGGCGTCGATCCGATGGATGTGATCGACCAGTACGGCGCCGATGCGCTCCGCTATTTCTTGGCGACCGGCAGCTCGCCGGGCCAAGATTTGCGCTTCAGCACGGAAAAAGTCGAAGCGACGTGGAATTTTGCCAACAAAATTTGGAACGCCTCGCGCTTTGCCTTGATGAACATGGGCGGCATGACGTACGAGGAGCTGGATTTGAGCGGCGAAAAAACGGTCGCCGACCATTGGATTTTAACGCGCTTAAACGAAACGATCGACACGGTGACGAAGCTCGCGGAGAAATACGAATTCGGTGAAGCCGGGCGCACGCTGTACAACTTTATTTGGGACGACTTGTGCGACTGGTACATCGAAATGGCCAAGCTGCCGCTGTACGGTGATGACGAGGCGGCGAAAAAGACGACGCGTTCGGTGTTGGCGTATGTGCTCGACAACACGATGCGCCTGCTTCACCCGTTCATGCCGTTCATTACCGAGGAAATTTGGCAAAACTTGCCTCATGAAGGGGAATCGATCACCGTTGCTCCGTGGCCGCAAGTGCGTCCCGAACTGTCGAACGAAGAAGCGGCTGAAGAAATGCGGATGCTTGTGGACATCATCCGCGCGGTCCGCAACGTTCGCGCTGAAGTGAACACGCCGCCGAGCAAACCGATTGCGCTCTACATTAAGACAAAAGACGAGCGCGTGCGGGAAGCGCTTTTGAAAAACCGCGCTTATTTGGAACGGTTCTGCAATCCGAGCGAGCTGGTCATCGACACCGATGTCCCGGCGCCGGAAAAAGCGATGACCGCTGTCGTCACCGGAGCGGAGCTTATTTTGCCGCTTGAAG
Protein-coding regions in this window:
- a CDS encoding valine--tRNA ligase: MAQHEVSMPPKYDHRAVEAGRYEWWLKGKFFEATGDPDKQPFTIVIPPPNVTGKLHLGHAWDTTLQDIITRMKRMQGYDVLWLPGMDHAGIATQAKVEEKLRSQGLSRYDLGREKFLEETWKWKEEYAGHIRSQWAKLGLGLDYTRERFTLDEGLSKAVREVFVSLYRKGLIYRGEYIINWDPVTKTALSDIEVVYKEVKGALYHLRYPLADGSGYIEVATTRPETMLGDTAVAVHPDDERYKHLIGKMVKLPIVGREIPIIADEYVDMEFGSGAVKITPAHDPNDFEIGNRHNLPRILVMNEDGTMNENAMQYQGLDRFECRKQIVHDLQEQGVLFKIEEHVHSVGHSERSGAVVEPYLSTQWFVKMKPLAEAAIKLQQTDGKVQFVPERFEKTYLHWLENIRDWCISRQLWWGHRIPAWYHKETGEIYVDHEPPKDIENWEQDPDVLDTWFSSALWPFSTMGWPDTDSPDYKRYYPTDVLVTGYDIIFFWVSRMIFQGLEFTGKRPFKDVLIHGLVRDAQGRKMSKSLGNGVDPMDVIDQYGADALRYFLATGSSPGQDLRFSTEKVEATWNFANKIWNASRFALMNMGGMTYEELDLSGEKTVADHWILTRLNETIDTVTKLAEKYEFGEAGRTLYNFIWDDLCDWYIEMAKLPLYGDDEAAKKTTRSVLAYVLDNTMRLLHPFMPFITEEIWQNLPHEGESITVAPWPQVRPELSNEEAAEEMRMLVDIIRAVRNVRAEVNTPPSKPIALYIKTKDERVREALLKNRAYLERFCNPSELVIDTDVPAPEKAMTAVVTGAELILPLEGLINIEEEIKRLEKELDKWNKEVERVEKKLANEGFLAKAPAHVVEEERRKRQDYIEKREAVKARLAELKR